The sequence TCATCGGGCTGGCGCAGGCGCTGGGGGAAACCGCGCCGCTGCTGCTCATCGGCATGGTCGGCTTTATCGCCTCCAACGCGCCGGAGACGCTGGCCGACGGCCTGCTGGCACCGAACTCCGCCATGCCCGCCCAGATTTACGAATGGGCCAAACGCGCCGATCCGGCCTTCTATGAACGCGCCTGGGGCGGCATCATCATCCTTTTGATCTTCCTGGTGACCATGAACACGCTTGCCGTGATCCTGCGCCGCCGCTTTGAACGCCGCTGGTAAGGGGGCATAGTGCAATGAACGACATGACCTTGATGGATAACACCGTGGACACTCAGAACATCAAAATCGCCGCAAAGGACGTGAACGTCTATTACGGCGACACCCACGCAATCAAAGACGTGAACGTCGAGATCGAGGACAACACTGTCACCGCCTTCATCGGTCCCTCCGGCTGCGGCAAGTCCACCTTCCTGCGCTGCCTGAACCGGATGAACGACACCATCGGCACCTGCAGGGTGACGGGCGATATCCTGCTGGATGGCGAGGACATTTACGACAAGCGCGTCGATCCGGTGCAGCTGCGTGCCAAGGTCGGCATGGTGTTCCAGAAGCCGAACCCGTTCCCCAAGTCGATTTATGACAACGTGGCCTACGGTCCCCGCATTCACGGCCTTGCCAGGAACAAGGCGGAACTGGATGAAATCGTTGAAAAATCCCTGCGCCGAGGCGCGATTTGGGACGAGGTGAAGGACCGTCTGGACGCGCCCGGCACCGGACTTTCGGGCGGCCAGCAGCAGCGCCTGTGCATCGCCCGCGCCGTCGCGACAGAGCCCGAAGTGCTGCTGATGGACGAACCCTGCTCGGCGCTTGACCCGATTGCCACCGCGCAAGTGGAGGAGCTGATTGACGAACTGCGCAGCCGCTACTCGGTGGTGATCGTCACCCACTCGATGCAGCAGGCTGCGCGCGTCAGCCAGAAAACCGCCTTTTTCCACCTCGGCAACCTTGTGGAGTTCGGCCCCACCGGTCAGATCTTCACCAACCCCGAAGATCCGCGCACCGAAAGCTACATCACCGGCCGGATCGGCTGATCTATAGGAATATCAACATGGTAGAACAGCATATTGCATCGGCATTCGACCGCGACCTGGAGGCAATTCAGGCCCGGATCATGAAAATGGGCGGCTTGGTCGAGGACGCCATCCGTGAGGCGGCCCGCGCGCTGGAGACCCGCGACGAAGAACTGGCGCTGACAGTGCGCCACGGCGACAAGGCCATCGACGGGCTGGAAGAGCTGATCAACGAGGAAACCGCCCGCCTGATTGCGCTGCGCGCGCCCGCAGCCTCTGACCTGCGGCTGGTGCTGTCGGTGATGAAGATTGCCGGCAACCTGGAACGCATTGGCGACTATGCCAAAAACATGGCCAAGCGCACCGCCGTGCTGGCCCAGGGTCCTAGCATTAGTGAAGGCACCGCCGCCCTGCGCCGGATGGCGCGCGAGGTGGAGCGGATGCTCAAGGACGCACTTGATTCCTA is a genomic window of Leisingera caerulea DSM 24564 containing:
- the pstB gene encoding phosphate ABC transporter ATP-binding protein PstB, which translates into the protein MNDMTLMDNTVDTQNIKIAAKDVNVYYGDTHAIKDVNVEIEDNTVTAFIGPSGCGKSTFLRCLNRMNDTIGTCRVTGDILLDGEDIYDKRVDPVQLRAKVGMVFQKPNPFPKSIYDNVAYGPRIHGLARNKAELDEIVEKSLRRGAIWDEVKDRLDAPGTGLSGGQQQRLCIARAVATEPEVLLMDEPCSALDPIATAQVEELIDELRSRYSVVIVTHSMQQAARVSQKTAFFHLGNLVEFGPTGQIFTNPEDPRTESYITGRIG
- the phoU gene encoding phosphate signaling complex protein PhoU, which gives rise to MVEQHIASAFDRDLEAIQARIMKMGGLVEDAIREAARALETRDEELALTVRHGDKAIDGLEELINEETARLIALRAPAASDLRLVLSVMKIAGNLERIGDYAKNMAKRTAVLAQGPSISEGTAALRRMAREVERMLKDALDSYIQRDVELARDVIERDRDVDQMYNALFREFLTHMMEDPRNISACMHLHFIAKNTERMGDHVTAIAEQVIYLVTGEKPEEDRKKADTTSTTPQEI